In the genome of Palaemon carinicauda isolate YSFRI2023 chromosome 13, ASM3689809v2, whole genome shotgun sequence, one region contains:
- the LOC137651569 gene encoding uncharacterized protein has translation MTINPPLENLWKLDTIGFTKEPFSHLEEKAVDLFKRTTQYKTGKYVVQLPFKSDKHPDSNYARAFAQLMSVKKSKNPQFFTDYPKILDEYLEENFIEPVPLGTPVDGKVHYLSHHPVVKNSATTPIRIVFNASSRANPNSFSLDDSLYTGPNLASKIQSMILMFLEMPFGLTADISKAFLRIEIVPEQRNFCCFLFFEDPEMTKIVAYRFKVVLFGATSSPYLLNQTMQHHLDSKLFIQKLWMTDKGWDTPIDPEQVQDLSDIIKSYKGLE, from the exons atgactataaacccgcctcttgaaaacctttggaaacttgacaccattggttTCACTAAAGAACCtttcagccatcttgaagagaaagcagttgatctcttcaagagaactactcaatacaaaaccggaaagtatgttgttcagctacctttcaagagtgacAAGCATCCCGattcaaattatgctagagcctttgcccaactcatgtcagtcaaaaaatcaaagaacccccaattTTTTACTGATTACCctaagattctggatgagtatcttgaagaaaattttattgagcctgtccccttaggcacccctgttgatggaaaagtacattatttatcACATCACCCAgtagttaagaattcagccaccacccctatacgTATTGTCTTTAACGCTTCATCCAGGGCGAACCCAAATTCTTTTTCTCTGGacgattctctgtacacaggacccaatcttgcatcgaagattcagtcgatgattttaatgttcctCGAGAtgccctttggtttaactgcagatatttccaaggcattccttcgcatagagattgtcccagaacagagaAACTtctgttgctttcttttctttgaagatccagaaatgacaaaGATCGTtgcatatcgatttaaagtcgttTTGTTTGGCGCCACCTCGAGCCCGTACTTACTTAACCAAACTATgcaacatcatttggaca gcaaactcttcattcaaaaactgtggatgactgacaagggctgggacacccctattgaccctgagcaagttcaagatctaagtgatatcatcaaaagTTACAAAGGTCTTGAAtaa